The stretch of DNA TCACCGCGGCAAACAGCGCGGTGAAGAACAGCGACATCCCGTCGACGACGATCGCGTCGGCGTACAGCGAGATGCCTTCGGTCGCCAGCCCGGTGTCGGCGGATAGGAACCAGCCCGCGGTCGCGAGCGACGCCAGCGAGCCGACCACGGAGATACCCGTGAGCACGCTCGCGTCGGTCGAATCGGGCCACACGCTGTCGTAGAGCAACACCGCAAGCGCCGTGAGCCCCAGCAGGAAGGTCGGCGTCAGCGGCGGTGCCGTCACCATCAGGCACCACCTCCGACGAGCGGGGCGATCGCGTTCTGAATCATGTCGAGGAACAAGTCAGGGGCGACGCCGAGCGCGATGACTGCGAGCAGCAGCACCGCAAGCGGCGCCACGTCGTGGAACGGGGCCGGACCGACCTCGTAGTCGGCATCGAGGCTGAACGGCCCGAACAGGGTGCGCTGCATCGCGAGCAGCAGATAGCCCGCCACGATCACGATCCCGAACATCGCCGCCGCGGTGAAAAGCGGCGCGCTCGGGATCACCGTGGAGTGGAACGAGCCGACGAAGATGAAGTACTCCCCGGCGAAGCCGGCCATCAGGGGCAGCCCCATGTAGCCGAACGCGCCGGCGATCAGGATGCCCACCGTGACGGGCATCCGGTCGGCCAGTCCGGACATGTCACCGACCATCCGGGTGTGGGTGGTGTTGTAGATGACGCCGACGGCCATGAACATCAGCCCCGAGATCAGGCCGTGGGCGATCATCTGGAACGTTGCGCCGGCGACGCCGAACTCGGTGAAGGCGATCAGACCCAGCAGCACGTACCCCATCGACGACACGGAGGAGTACGCGACGATGCGCTTGAGGTCCTCCTGTGCCAGCGCGAGGATCGCCCCGTAGATCACCGAGAACGCGCCGAGCGCGGCGATCAGGATCGCGAGCGAGCTCGCCACGTCGGGCAGCATCGTGAAGTTGAACCGCAGCATCGCGTACGTCCCCATCTTCAGCAGCACCCCCGCCAGCATCACCGACGCCGGCGTGGGTGCCTCGACGTGGGCGTCCGGCAGCCACGTGTGCAGCGGCGCGACGGGCACCTTCACTGCGAACCCGACGAACATCGCGAGGAACGCCGCGAGCTTCAGCGTGTCCGGGGCCAGCCCCATGAACGAGCTCACGTTGCCGCCCGCGTTGAGTGCCATCGCAACCTCCGGCAGCGCCAGCGTGTCGATGCTGTCGCCGAGACCGCCGAAGGTGAGCGCGACGAAGCCCACGAACATCAGCAGGCTCGCCACGTTCGTGTAGACGAAGAA from Halolamina sediminis encodes:
- a CDS encoding complex I subunit 4 family protein, producing MIIETLIGFTFVAALVTFLVPDEVANRVGAALSLVPLVGTLWMWTQFDGSGNALTGGTLAFETQFDLLTLSGYQVQWFTGLDGISLPLVVLTAFLTTLAIVSAWTPIDTRQSQFYGLMLFMEANLLGMFTALDFFVWFVFWEATLLPMYFLIGVWGGPRRKYAAIKFFVYTNVASLLMFVGFVALTFGGLGDSIDTLALPEVAMALNAGGNVSSFMGLAPDTLKLAAFLAMFVGFAVKVPVAPLHTWLPDAHVEAPTPASVMLAGVLLKMGTYAMLRFNFTMLPDVASSLAILIAALGAFSVIYGAILALAQEDLKRIVAYSSVSSMGYVLLGLIAFTEFGVAGATFQMIAHGLISGLMFMAVGVIYNTTHTRMVGDMSGLADRMPVTVGILIAGAFGYMGLPLMAGFAGEYFIFVGSFHSTVIPSAPLFTAAAMFGIVIVAGYLLLAMQRTLFGPFSLDADYEVGPAPFHDVAPLAVLLLAVIALGVAPDLFLDMIQNAIAPLVGGGA